A single genomic interval of Antechinus flavipes isolate AdamAnt ecotype Samford, QLD, Australia chromosome 1, AdamAnt_v2, whole genome shotgun sequence harbors:
- the BHLHE22 gene encoding class E basic helix-loop-helix protein 22 — translation MERGLHLNAAAVVEEDLFLHKTLSAASAKRLESAFRSTPPGMDLSLAPPPPPQQPPPPPPSPLPPPRDRQASSSSSPLGCFEPVDPEGGGLLLPPPGGGGGSSGGGGGVGVPGLLVGSTGVGGDPSLNSLPAGAALCLKYGESTSRSSVAESSGGEQSPDDDSDGRCELVLRGGGSEPRASPGGGGVGGPGGAKAAEGCSNNHHHGGGGGPPGGPGGGGGSSGSSKKSKEQKALRLNINARERRRMHDLNDALDELRAVIPYAHSPSVRKLSKIATLLLAKNYILMQAQALEEMRRLVAYLNQGQAISAASLPSSAAAAAAAAAALHPALGAYEQAAGYPFSAGLPPAGSCPEKCALFNSVSSSLCKQCTEKP, via the exons ATGGAGCGCGGTCTGCACCTCAACGCTGCGGCTGTGGTTGAAGAGGACCTGTTTCTGCACAAGACCCTGAGCGCAGCCTCGGCCAAGCGTCTGGAGTCAGCTTTCCGCTCCACGCCCCCGGGGATGGACCTGTCTTTGGCgcctccgccgccgccgcagcaACCGCCGCCGCCACCACCGTCTCCGCTGCCACCGCCCCGGGACCGCCAGGCGTCGTCCTCTTCGTCGCCCCTGGGTTGCTTCGAACCTGTCGACCCGGAGGGGGGAGGGTTGTTGCTGCCGCCaccgggcg gaggcgGTGGCAgcagtggaggaggaggaggggtggGGGTCCCCGGGTTGTTGGTGGGCTCCACTGGAGTTGGGGGAGACCCCAGCCTGAATAGTCTGCCTGCCGGAGCAGCCCTGTGCCTCAAGTACGGCGAAAGCACCAGCCGTAGCTCGGTAGCAGAGAGTAGCGGTGGCGAACAGAGCCCCGACGACGATAGCGACGGGCGCTGCGAGCTGGTGCTTCGTGGTGGTGGGAGCGAACCCCGGGCCTccccaggaggaggaggagtggggggGCCCGGGGGCGCCAAAGCAGCTGAGGGCTGCTCCAATAATCACCACCACGGTGGAGGTGGCGGCCCCCCGGGGGGTCCGGGAGGCGGTGggggcagcagcggcagcagcaaAAAATCCAAAGAACAGAAGGCGCTGCGGCTCAATATTAACGCCCGCGAGCGGCGGCGAATGCACGACCTTAACGACGCGCTGGACGAGCTGCGGGCGGTGATCCCGTACGCGCATAGCCCCTCGGTGAGGAAGTTGTCCAAGATCGCTACACTGTTGCTGGCCAAGAACTACATCCTCATGCAGGCACAGGCCCTGGAAGAGATGAGGAGGCTCGTTGCCTACCTCAACCAGGGCCAGGCCATCTCGGCTGCCTCACTGCCTAGTTCGGccgcggcagcagcagcagcggccgCTGCGCTTCATCCAGCCCTAGGCGCCTACGAGCAAGCAGCTGGCTATCCCTTTAGCGCCGGGCTTCCCCCGGCCGGCTCCTGTCCGGAGAAGTGCGCCCTTTTCAACAGCGTCTCCTCCAGCCTCTGCAAACAGTGCACGGAGaagccttaa